A genomic window from Onychostoma macrolepis isolate SWU-2019 chromosome 22, ASM1243209v1, whole genome shotgun sequence includes:
- the gmppb gene encoding mannose-1-phosphate guanyltransferase beta, translated as MKALILVGGYGTRLRPLTLTVPKPLVEFCNKPILLHQVEALVKAGVRHVILAVSYMSELLEREMRAQEQRLGIKISLSHEKEPLGTAGPLALARDLLTDNEEPFFVLNSDVICDFPFNDMLKFHQQHGREGTIVVTKVEEPSKYGVVVYEGDTGRIHRFVEKPQVFVSNKINAGMYIFSPAMLKRIQLRPTSIEKEIFPVMAEERHLYAMELQGFWMDIGQPKDFLTGMCMYLQSVRQQAPERLRTGPGFLGNVLVDPTAVIGENCTIGPNVTIGAGVVLEDGVRVKRCTVLKGAHIRSHSWLESCIVGWSSSVGQWVRMENVTVLGEDVIVNDELYINGANVLPHKSITDSVPEPRIIM; from the exons ATGAAAGCTCTGATCCTGGTTGGCGGCTATGGCACGAGGTTACGGCCGCTTACGCTCACTGTGCCCAAACCTCTGGTTGAGTTCTGCAACAAACCCATCCTGCTGCATCAGGTGGAGGCTCTGGTCAAG GCTGGAGTCCGTCATGTGATTTTGGCTGTGAGCTACATGTCTGAGCTGTTGGAGCGAGAGATGCGAGCTCAGGAGCAGAGG CTTGGAATAAAAATCTCCCTTTCACATGAGAAGGAACCTCTAGGCACTG CTGGTCCTCTGGCTTTGGCGCGAGATCTGCTGACTGATAACGAGGAGCCTTTCTTCGTTCTTAACAGTGACGTAATTTGCGATTTTCCCTTCAACGACATGCTGAAGTTCCACCAACAGCACGGCAGAGAGGGCACCATTGTC GTGACAAAAGTGGAAGAGCCATCTAAGTATGGTGTGGTTGTGTATGAAGGAGACACTGGACGAATACACCGCTTTGTGGAGAAGCCGCAAGTGTTTGTCTCCAACAAAATCAATGCCGGGATGTACATCTTCAGCCCTGCCATGCTGAAAAGAATCCAG TTGCGACCCACTTCCATTGAGAAGGAGATATTTCCTGTGATGGCGGAGGAGAGACACCTTTATGCCATGGAGCTGCAAG gtttCTGGATGGACATCGGCCAGCCCAAAGACTTCCTGACAGGCATGTGCATGTACCTGCAGTCTGTACGGCAGCAGGCCCCTGAGCGGCTCCGCACCGGACCAGGCTTCCTCGGAAACGTTCTCGTG GACCCAACGGCGGTGATCGGTGAAAACTGTACCATCGGGCCCAATGTGACGATCGGGGCCGGAGTGGTTCTGGAGGATGGCGTGAGAGTAAAGCGCTGTACCGTCCTGAAGGGGGCGCACATACGCTCCCACTCCTGGCTGGAGTCCTGCATTGTAGGATGGAGCTCGTCAGTGGGGCAGTGG GTGCGGATGGAGAACGTGACGGTTCTGGGTGAAGACGTGATCGTGAACGATGAACTCTACATCAACGGTGCCAATGTCCTGCCTCATAAATCCATCACAGACTCTGTTCCTGAGCCGCGGATCATCATGTGA